A single window of Pontibacillus chungwhensis DNA harbors:
- a CDS encoding UxaA family hydrolase: MGKSYNSGVATSEKESSSQHVQTHKFLIHHKGDHVGVATNEIQEGEKVIGVYMEDDSTVEVTSKGTIPLGHKIALQPLSTGEEVVKYGVPIGLTTTDWQVGDYVHTHNMKTARW; this comes from the coding sequence ATGGGGAAAAGTTATAATTCTGGAGTTGCAACGAGCGAAAAAGAATCATCCAGTCAACATGTACAAACTCACAAATTTCTAATCCACCATAAAGGGGATCACGTAGGTGTAGCCACAAACGAAATCCAAGAAGGGGAAAAAGTAATCGGCGTTTACATGGAGGATGACTCAACAGTAGAAGTCACTTCAAAAGGTACCATCCCTTTAGGGCACAAAATAGCCCTACAACCATTATCTACTGGAGAAGAAGTCGTCAAATATGGAGTGCCCATCGGTCTTACAACTACTGATTGGCAAGTAGGCGATTATGTACACACTCATAATATGAAAACGGCGAGGTGGTAA
- a CDS encoding UxaA family hydrolase: MNQPLYGYRRENGKVGIRNHVILLPVDDISNAACEAVANNVKGTLALPHAYGRLQYGEDLDLHFRTMIGVGANPNVAAVVVIGIEENWSKKIAEGIAETGKPVSYFSIEGNGDLETVKNASWKAKEYVQWASELQREPIELSDLTVSIKCGESDTTTGMGSCPTVSQAVDRLVDAGATVFFGETSELTGGEHLIADRMATPELKEKFMAVYNDYVGEIESKGVDLLGSQPTQGNIAGGLSTIEEKALGNIAKTGTKEVVGVLDPAEAPSNGAGLYFMDTSSAAAECITLMAAAGAVVHFFPTGQGNIIGNPIEPVIKVTANPYTAGTMSEHIDVDVKGLLTRELSLTDAGDSLMDYLYRTVNGRLTSAEALGHREFVMTKLYRSA, from the coding sequence ATGAATCAACCCTTATACGGTTACAGAAGAGAAAACGGGAAAGTCGGAATTAGAAATCATGTCATTCTTTTACCTGTGGATGATATCTCAAACGCAGCTTGCGAAGCCGTTGCGAATAATGTCAAAGGTACGTTAGCCCTTCCGCACGCATATGGAAGACTTCAATACGGTGAAGATCTAGATCTTCATTTCCGTACAATGATTGGGGTTGGGGCAAATCCGAATGTAGCTGCTGTTGTCGTGATTGGTATTGAAGAAAATTGGTCAAAAAAGATTGCCGAAGGAATAGCTGAGACAGGGAAGCCAGTTTCTTACTTCTCTATCGAAGGAAATGGCGATCTCGAAACGGTGAAGAACGCTTCTTGGAAAGCGAAAGAATACGTGCAGTGGGCATCCGAATTGCAACGTGAACCAATCGAGCTAAGTGATTTAACGGTAAGTATTAAATGTGGTGAATCTGATACAACAACAGGGATGGGATCATGCCCAACTGTATCCCAAGCCGTTGATCGACTTGTGGACGCAGGAGCGACCGTATTCTTCGGAGAGACATCAGAGTTAACAGGTGGAGAGCATTTAATAGCAGATCGCATGGCAACTCCTGAACTTAAAGAGAAATTTATGGCGGTTTACAATGACTATGTGGGAGAAATTGAATCAAAAGGTGTTGACCTTCTTGGTTCTCAACCCACTCAAGGGAATATTGCTGGTGGTCTATCAACCATCGAGGAAAAAGCGCTTGGGAACATTGCCAAAACCGGTACAAAAGAAGTAGTTGGCGTCTTAGACCCTGCAGAAGCGCCATCTAATGGGGCTGGCCTTTACTTTATGGATACATCTTCAGCCGCTGCGGAGTGTATCACCCTTATGGCTGCAGCTGGTGCAGTCGTTCATTTCTTCCCAACTGGACAAGGGAATATTATTGGGAATCCCATTGAGCCGGTCATTAAAGTAACAGCCAACCCTTATACAGCGGGGACTATGAGTGAACATATTGACGTCGACGTTAAAGGACTATTAACTAGAGAGCTGTCTTTAACCGACGCAGGTGATAGCCTAATGGACTATCTTTATCGTACTGTAAACGGCCGACTCACAAGTGCTGAAGCGCTCGGTCATCGTGAATTTGTTATGACGAAATTATACAGAAGTGCTTAA
- a CDS encoding Ldh family oxidoreductase yields the protein MRIFSSERLHMFSRQVLSELGVREDHGDVVAEALVRANLEGVDSHGVSRLSVYCKRLKDGRIKASPSIRADQSGASVLMVDGDNGLGHVVSYEGLHRGMEMAKETGLAGVAIKNSNHFGTASFYCQKAIEEGLAAIAFTNSPPGIAPWGGRAAFFGTNPIGFGFPTGNESPIVIDLSTSVVARGKIILANKEHEEIPEGWAVNELGENTTDPAEALKGAVLPLGGAKGSALALAVEVLTGVLSGAAFGPNVNSMYNNSNEQPSNIGHFFILMDIEKFMTLETFEETINELLLEMKATPKAPGVEDIRYPGERRRKEYLKRSLEGIPLSEDVIEELTSLGKEFGVSFPDELKCIQ from the coding sequence ATGCGAATATTTTCTTCTGAAAGGCTTCACATGTTCTCGAGACAAGTATTATCAGAACTTGGCGTAAGAGAAGATCACGGCGATGTCGTAGCTGAGGCACTCGTTCGAGCAAATTTAGAGGGCGTGGATAGTCATGGTGTTAGTCGCTTGTCTGTTTATTGTAAACGTCTCAAGGATGGACGGATTAAAGCTTCACCATCCATAAGAGCTGATCAGAGCGGTGCTTCTGTCTTGATGGTGGACGGTGACAATGGACTTGGTCATGTGGTGAGTTATGAAGGGCTTCACAGAGGAATGGAGATGGCGAAAGAAACTGGGCTAGCCGGTGTTGCTATTAAAAATAGTAACCATTTCGGAACGGCCTCCTTCTATTGCCAGAAAGCAATTGAAGAGGGGCTAGCAGCCATTGCCTTTACAAATTCTCCTCCTGGGATTGCACCTTGGGGAGGTAGGGCCGCTTTTTTTGGGACAAATCCAATTGGTTTTGGATTTCCGACAGGGAATGAATCCCCTATTGTGATCGATTTATCTACTAGTGTGGTAGCTCGAGGGAAGATTATCTTGGCAAACAAGGAGCATGAGGAAATTCCTGAGGGATGGGCGGTTAATGAGTTGGGTGAGAATACCACGGACCCTGCAGAAGCGCTAAAAGGAGCGGTCTTACCCCTCGGTGGAGCTAAGGGGTCTGCTTTGGCTCTTGCTGTTGAAGTTTTAACGGGTGTTCTTTCCGGAGCAGCCTTTGGACCGAACGTAAACAGTATGTATAATAACTCAAATGAGCAACCCTCTAATATCGGACACTTCTTTATCTTGATGGACATAGAAAAATTTATGACTCTTGAAACATTTGAAGAAACGATTAATGAATTGCTTCTAGAAATGAAAGCTACACCGAAGGCCCCGGGGGTAGAGGATATTCGATACCCTGGAGAAAGAAGGAGAAAAGAGTACTTAAAAAGGTCTCTGGAAGGAATCCCCTTATCTGAGGATGTAATCGAAGAGTTAACGAGTCTTGGAAAGGAATTTGGGGTTTCTTTTCCGGATGAACTTAAGTGTATTCAATAA
- a CDS encoding FadR/GntR family transcriptional regulator: MEPVEFKRKGISEQVADHIKKRIMNKEYQPGDKIPGEREMATQLEVSRNTVREAYKILEAYGYLVIKHGTGIFIAAEDEQIRKMTSFFFVSEDHIKDLFAIRNILEINAVEWAVNRASEEQMSQLERIVERAESVITEETDYDELSNLDHEFHLNLATISDNIVLVRVMHNLIDLLHETRFQSNKIEGRARKSVKEHREIVQAMKDKDPSKARDKMKYHLESVENSITSHLTEEER; this comes from the coding sequence ATGGAACCAGTGGAGTTTAAGAGAAAAGGAATTTCCGAACAAGTAGCAGACCATATAAAAAAAAGGATTATGAATAAAGAATATCAACCTGGCGATAAAATTCCAGGGGAGAGAGAAATGGCTACCCAATTAGAAGTAAGTAGAAATACAGTACGGGAAGCGTATAAGATATTAGAAGCTTATGGATACTTGGTCATTAAACACGGTACAGGAATATTTATTGCAGCAGAAGACGAACAAATTAGAAAGATGACTTCTTTTTTCTTTGTGTCAGAAGACCATATAAAAGACTTGTTTGCTATTCGCAATATTTTAGAAATCAATGCGGTCGAATGGGCTGTTAACCGTGCTAGTGAAGAGCAAATGAGTCAACTGGAGAGAATAGTAGAAAGGGCGGAATCAGTTATAACGGAAGAGACAGACTATGATGAGCTGTCTAATCTTGATCATGAATTTCATTTAAATTTAGCTACTATTTCAGATAATATCGTTTTGGTAAGGGTCATGCACAACTTAATAGATCTGTTGCATGAGACTCGTTTTCAGTCGAATAAGATTGAAGGCCGCGCCCGTAAGTCAGTTAAAGAGCATCGGGAAATCGTTCAAGCGATGAAAGATAAGGATCCATCAAAGGCTCGGGACAAGATGAAATACCATTTAGAAAGTGTGGAGAACTCAATTACAAGTCATTTAACCGAAGAGGAGAGGTAA
- a CDS encoding hydroxyacid dehydrogenase, protein MRVLVSEVIWQEGIDELKDQGFEVVYDEELWTDRERLVRSVKEFDGLIVRNQTKVDEELLQSGEKLKVIGRLGVGLDNINIKAAKEKGIDVVFAKNANATSVAEYVMSAILSSNRSLFTASQDVLKGTWDRRRHTGGEIYEKTIGLIGLGEIAHRVAKRAKVFGMDVVGYDPFITEYEHIVAETGVNVKNSLEEVLAISDFVSIHVPLNPSTTYLLNSKTLKEMKPNAFLINTSRGGIVDEEALAKALREKHIGGAFLDVLEKEPIDSEHPLLLQPDAIITPHIAGLTNESQVRTSVLVAKEVSKILKGSPSLCVV, encoded by the coding sequence ATGAGGGTTTTAGTTAGTGAAGTAATTTGGCAGGAGGGAATAGATGAATTAAAGGACCAGGGGTTTGAGGTTGTGTACGATGAGGAGCTTTGGACTGATCGGGAACGCTTGGTAAGGTCTGTTAAAGAATTTGATGGTTTAATTGTTCGAAACCAAACGAAAGTAGATGAAGAATTACTTCAGTCAGGAGAGAAGTTGAAGGTAATCGGAAGACTGGGAGTCGGGCTTGATAATATAAATATAAAAGCAGCGAAAGAAAAGGGCATAGATGTGGTATTCGCTAAAAACGCCAATGCAACATCAGTGGCCGAATATGTGATGAGTGCAATACTTAGTTCTAACCGATCCCTTTTTACAGCCTCGCAGGATGTTTTAAAAGGTACATGGGATAGAAGAAGGCATACAGGTGGAGAAATATATGAGAAAACAATAGGGCTGATCGGTCTTGGTGAAATAGCCCACCGTGTGGCTAAAAGGGCGAAAGTATTTGGTATGGATGTAGTGGGGTATGACCCTTTCATTACAGAGTATGAACATATTGTTGCCGAGACCGGAGTCAATGTTAAGAATTCCTTAGAAGAAGTTCTTGCTATTTCTGATTTTGTTTCTATTCATGTTCCATTAAATCCGTCGACTACCTATCTTTTAAATTCAAAAACCCTAAAAGAAATGAAACCGAATGCTTTCCTTATTAATACGTCAAGGGGTGGTATAGTCGATGAAGAAGCTTTAGCAAAAGCCTTACGGGAAAAGCATATCGGAGGGGCTTTTTTGGATGTGCTTGAAAAAGAGCCCATTGATTCAGAGCATCCTTTATTGTTACAGCCAGATGCCATCATTACCCCGCATATTGCAGGCCTCACGAATGAATCACAAGTTAGGACATCAGTGTTAGTTGCTAAAGAAGTATCTAAAATATTAAAGGGTAGTCCTTCCTTGTGTGTCGTATAA
- a CDS encoding YeiH family protein, which produces MLGGVLFTFFIAVLGYGLSELRGFSLVGPLACSILIAIACRQIWDYPEHLRVGIEFSAKKLLRLAIILYGLKLNIGVIMSEGLPLLLRGTATIVFAIALTLLIAKWIKADMTVALLLGVGTGVCGAAAIAAVSPIIKSKEEDTAIGVGMIALAGTIFAILYTLVRPLLPISMTDYGVWAGISLHEIAHVALAGAPAGEEGLAMALLSKLGRVFLLVPLCFLLMFWMKKKGSSQSSEDSNVPFPWFLIGFIGMSLFGSFIVGEYITLSEKVIAFIGNATTFILTMAMVGLGLNVSFKSIRTRALRPLIAMLITSVLLSILTYFTL; this is translated from the coding sequence ATGCTTGGAGGGGTTCTGTTTACGTTCTTTATCGCCGTCCTGGGTTATGGTTTATCCGAACTACGAGGGTTCTCTCTTGTTGGCCCCCTCGCTTGCTCAATTCTTATAGCTATAGCATGTAGGCAAATATGGGATTACCCCGAACATTTACGAGTTGGGATTGAATTTTCAGCTAAGAAACTCCTAAGGCTAGCAATCATTTTATACGGATTAAAGTTGAATATTGGCGTCATCATGAGCGAAGGCTTGCCTTTATTGTTAAGAGGAACAGCTACCATTGTATTTGCCATTGCACTTACCTTGCTTATTGCGAAATGGATAAAAGCAGACATGACTGTCGCTTTATTATTAGGAGTAGGTACAGGGGTTTGTGGAGCAGCTGCCATTGCTGCTGTTTCGCCCATTATAAAATCCAAAGAGGAAGATACTGCGATTGGAGTTGGGATGATCGCCCTTGCAGGAACGATCTTCGCTATTCTTTACACACTCGTCCGCCCCTTGTTGCCTATCAGCATGACAGACTACGGGGTATGGGCAGGGATCAGTCTTCATGAAATCGCCCACGTTGCATTGGCAGGAGCTCCTGCCGGTGAAGAAGGATTAGCTATGGCCTTATTATCTAAACTAGGGAGAGTTTTTCTTCTTGTCCCTTTATGCTTCTTACTAATGTTTTGGATGAAGAAAAAGGGTTCAAGTCAATCTAGCGAAGACTCAAACGTTCCCTTCCCGTGGTTTTTAATCGGTTTTATTGGAATGAGTTTGTTTGGGAGCTTTATTGTAGGAGAATATATCACTCTTAGTGAAAAAGTGATTGCATTCATCGGCAACGCTACTACTTTTATTTTGACAATGGCCATGGTTGGTTTAGGACTTAATGTAAGTTTCAAATCTATTAGAACGAGAGCTTTACGCCCTTTGATAGCTATGCTCATAACTTCTGTCCTCTTATCCATCCTTACTTATTTCACTTTGTAA
- a CDS encoding selenium metabolism-associated LysR family transcriptional regulator has translation METGSRRGRVLLNFSHLKVFYTAALKKNFSETAKSLHMSQPSVSLHVRQLEDSLETELFKRTTKQVYLTPAGELLFKSAESILNQVNDIKRDIQHLSGSVHGNLVIGASLTIGEHILPYMFGAFQQAYPQINITLKIYNSEQIIDKLNGGELHIGFIESMIAYPEFLQKAFQSDELIVISKPNYYSGSSLSTNELFSLPFISREVGSGTRQVIEESLRQNQLNPSKLQVVMELESTESIKSAVESGMGISIISKAAVEKELRLGTLEQLYLPELNLKRSLYAIYKKHHFTLAAEAFLEFVTHRPPEAKRSKNALN, from the coding sequence ATGGAAACAGGTTCTAGAAGGGGGAGGGTCTTATTGAATTTTTCGCATTTAAAAGTTTTTTACACCGCCGCTTTAAAAAAGAACTTTTCTGAAACGGCAAAAAGCCTTCATATGTCACAACCTAGCGTAAGTTTGCATGTGCGCCAATTAGAGGATTCTCTTGAAACCGAATTATTCAAGCGGACGACCAAACAAGTCTACTTAACTCCGGCGGGAGAGTTGTTATTCAAATCCGCTGAGAGCATCTTAAATCAAGTGAATGACATCAAACGGGACATTCAGCACCTTTCAGGAAGCGTACATGGAAATCTGGTTATAGGAGCTAGTTTAACTATTGGTGAGCATATCCTCCCCTACATGTTTGGGGCCTTTCAACAAGCCTATCCTCAAATTAACATAACCCTTAAGATCTATAATTCAGAGCAAATCATAGACAAATTAAATGGCGGGGAATTGCACATCGGTTTCATCGAATCAATGATTGCTTATCCTGAATTTCTGCAAAAGGCTTTTCAAAGCGATGAATTAATCGTCATTTCAAAACCCAATTATTATTCTGGTTCTTCTCTTTCAACGAATGAGCTGTTCTCCCTCCCTTTTATTTCAAGAGAGGTGGGGTCTGGGACAAGGCAAGTTATAGAAGAATCGCTACGCCAGAACCAACTTAATCCCTCAAAACTACAAGTTGTGATGGAACTCGAATCAACAGAATCCATTAAATCTGCGGTCGAATCCGGCATGGGGATATCCATTATTTCAAAAGCAGCTGTTGAGAAAGAACTAAGACTTGGTACACTTGAACAACTATATCTCCCAGAACTTAATCTGAAACGCTCCTTGTACGCTATTTACAAGAAACATCATTTTACATTAGCAGCTGAAGCGTTTTTGGAGTTTGTGACACATCGCCCTCCTGAAGCCAAACGATCGAAAAATGCTTTGAATTAG
- a CDS encoding FAD-dependent monooxygenase, producing MTSITHTDVLIIGAGPAGLMAANALEKEGVDWICLEKRSEPSTLSKALGIQARTLEMFELLNVHKPFLERGYPGPGTKLHLGDTTPSVEELYHIQSRYPYILIIPQSETEEILEKHLNRSGKSIKREHEVIEVTQHSDGVYVKAEHNGETREYHAKYLMACDGAHSKVREVLDVEFEGQDDGFTFFLGDVDVPAFNDIYINVFLNDRGAAAFFPYKDGSYRVVGLDRSKQGEPRQDHLSLHDLQESLDTILPEPLQVENPKWLTYFGTAHRQVTTYRKERIFFVGDAAHIHNPIGGQGMNLGLQDAVNLGWKIRAVLEGHAHDSFLNSYHHERYPIGKDVLWETSAMLRVVLLEGTIGKIRNWAGKWALTQNWVQQRVANHMSHVYNDYDKTTQNRSLRDPSLSKKALQAGDRVPDYLLFFDGTTDERLYPFIRRHGHLCLIYIDDAQDEAVIDYAYDFASKVKETYQDLVTVYLVARGGTVSSNPDHELPIIYDVHHDLQKHVGMRKGHTLFIRPDGHVAFHETSTSSGNTLAKMKRFFS from the coding sequence ATGACTTCTATTACGCATACAGATGTTCTGATCATCGGAGCTGGACCAGCGGGACTAATGGCAGCAAACGCGTTAGAGAAAGAAGGCGTGGATTGGATCTGTTTAGAGAAAAGGTCTGAGCCTTCAACTCTTTCAAAAGCTTTAGGTATCCAAGCTCGCACACTTGAAATGTTCGAACTATTAAACGTCCACAAACCTTTCTTAGAACGAGGGTACCCTGGCCCTGGGACGAAGCTACATCTTGGAGATACAACTCCCTCCGTGGAAGAACTCTATCATATACAAAGCCGCTACCCTTACATTCTGATTATCCCTCAAAGTGAAACCGAAGAAATTCTGGAAAAGCACCTAAACCGGTCAGGGAAGTCAATTAAGAGAGAACATGAGGTCATTGAAGTCACCCAACATTCAGATGGCGTTTATGTGAAAGCAGAACATAATGGAGAAACTCGCGAATACCACGCAAAGTACCTCATGGCTTGCGACGGGGCACATAGTAAAGTTCGTGAAGTGCTCGATGTTGAGTTCGAAGGACAAGACGACGGCTTCACCTTCTTCCTCGGGGATGTAGATGTTCCTGCCTTTAACGATATCTATATAAATGTATTCTTAAATGACAGGGGCGCAGCTGCTTTCTTTCCCTATAAAGACGGTAGTTACAGGGTGGTAGGACTGGACCGCTCCAAACAGGGTGAGCCCCGGCAAGACCACCTTTCATTACATGACCTCCAAGAGAGCCTGGACACGATCTTACCTGAACCGCTACAAGTCGAAAATCCAAAATGGCTCACCTATTTCGGGACAGCTCATAGACAAGTCACTACTTATCGAAAGGAAAGAATCTTCTTTGTTGGAGATGCCGCTCATATCCACAACCCTATCGGAGGGCAAGGAATGAACCTAGGCCTTCAGGACGCGGTAAATTTGGGTTGGAAAATTAGAGCAGTCCTTGAGGGGCATGCCCATGACTCCTTTTTAAATAGTTATCATCACGAACGGTATCCTATAGGAAAGGATGTTCTGTGGGAAACGTCCGCTATGCTTAGAGTTGTCTTATTAGAAGGAACGATAGGCAAGATTCGAAATTGGGCCGGAAAATGGGCGTTAACCCAAAACTGGGTCCAACAAAGAGTAGCGAATCACATGTCTCATGTTTATAACGATTATGATAAAACTACGCAAAATCGTTCCTTAAGAGACCCTTCTCTTTCTAAAAAGGCCCTGCAAGCTGGGGACCGGGTCCCGGACTATTTACTCTTCTTTGATGGAACAACAGATGAACGATTGTATCCTTTCATACGAAGACATGGTCATCTGTGCCTAATCTACATTGACGACGCGCAAGACGAAGCCGTTATTGATTATGCCTATGACTTCGCTTCAAAGGTCAAAGAAACGTATCAAGATCTAGTCACCGTTTATCTAGTAGCAAGGGGAGGGACGGTTTCATCAAATCCTGACCATGAACTTCCTATTATTTATGATGTTCATCATGATCTCCAAAAGCACGTAGGCATGCGCAAAGGTCATACGCTTTTCATCCGTCCAGATGGCCACGTTGCTTTCCATGAAACCAGCACTTCATCAGGGAATACTTTGGCTAAGATGAAGCGTTTTTTCAGTTAA
- the ileS gene encoding isoleucine--tRNA ligase has protein sequence MRSVNTKEVAVERENRVKHYWNTKNVFRRSMEERAGAETFVFYEGPPTANGLPHAGHVLGRVIKDFVGRYKTMQGYQVLRKGGWDTHGLPVELEVEKQLGISGKQEIEEYGVEKFIEKCKESVFNYEKEWREFTESIGYWLDMDDPYVTLQDRYIESVWYILSDLHKRNLLSKGHRVTPYCPSCQTTLSSHEVAQGYEDVKDLSATAKFKIKGTDHEFFLGWTTTPWTLPANVALAVSKDLDYVKVRSGEEIYIVAEALAEKHFGEDYEVVSTHKGSEFNGMEYIAPFPFVKPERGHFVVEADFVNAESGTGIVHIAPAYGEDDYNLVKEHNLSFFNVVDGQGRYTSDIPPFEGRFVKDCDVDIVKYLAGEGLLFHKEKYEHSYPHCWRCDSPLLYYAIESWFIKTTELKDKFLENNQTVEWYPNHIKDGRFGNFLENMVDWNIGRNRFWGTPLPIWMCQDCDHQYAPSSKKDLQDKAIGDIGDVELHKPYVDRVEVKCEKCEGTMKRVPEVIDVWFDSGSMPFAQQHYPFENEEQFEKQFPADVICEGIDQTRGWFYSLLAVSTLFTGRAPYKRVLSTGHILDEEGRKMSKSKGNALNPTDVVHKFGADSFRWALLADSAPWNNKRFSERVVLEAKSKVIDTLVNIHGFYTLYATIDHYTYDKNDQGEATLLDHWVLSRLQTVTKAVEEALEDYDFTKAAKQLEKYVDEVSNWYIRRSRDRFWEEGMSESKKAAYHTLHKVLSQLSQLMAPFIPFLAEDIYENLTGESVHLSDFPEVDTALRNPKLEEDMASVLQVVELARGVRNTEAIKTKQPLAELVVIPVNPDQGEALDKYSDIIRDEINVKEVVIKQSSMEFVRYEVKLNFRQAGPVLGKNVGSVKKYLESLTDEQAAKVVEDGKVLVPVGEEEVEVPIDLLNVERVADAGLSMASNQDFHVLLDTAITEELRLEGLAREVIRAIQDERKQLDLPIELRVNLSLNGDEDVQKAIKENEELIRENVLVKNLTLGEVDEMKEVTLGDHQLKLALEK, from the coding sequence ATGCGGAGTGTAAACACGAAGGAAGTGGCAGTTGAGCGCGAGAATCGCGTGAAGCATTATTGGAACACAAAAAATGTGTTCAGACGATCTATGGAAGAACGAGCTGGCGCTGAGACGTTTGTCTTTTATGAAGGGCCGCCTACTGCGAATGGATTGCCTCATGCGGGACACGTTCTAGGTCGTGTGATTAAGGACTTTGTGGGACGCTATAAAACGATGCAGGGCTATCAGGTTCTCCGTAAAGGGGGATGGGACACACATGGACTTCCAGTTGAACTCGAAGTGGAGAAGCAGCTTGGGATCTCAGGTAAACAAGAGATCGAAGAATATGGTGTAGAGAAATTTATTGAGAAATGTAAGGAAAGTGTCTTCAACTATGAGAAAGAGTGGCGGGAGTTTACAGAATCCATTGGGTACTGGCTCGATATGGATGATCCGTATGTCACGCTACAGGACCGTTATATTGAGAGCGTTTGGTACATTTTGAGTGACCTTCATAAGCGGAACTTGCTTTCGAAGGGCCATAGGGTGACTCCGTATTGTCCGAGTTGCCAAACTACGTTAAGTTCTCACGAAGTGGCTCAAGGGTATGAAGATGTGAAAGATTTATCTGCTACCGCTAAGTTCAAAATAAAAGGAACTGATCATGAATTCTTCCTTGGATGGACTACCACTCCTTGGACATTACCAGCCAATGTAGCTTTAGCCGTCTCTAAAGATTTGGATTATGTAAAAGTCCGAAGCGGAGAAGAAATTTATATTGTGGCAGAAGCGCTAGCTGAGAAACATTTTGGTGAAGATTATGAAGTAGTTTCTACCCATAAAGGTAGCGAATTTAATGGAATGGAATACATAGCTCCTTTCCCATTCGTGAAACCTGAGCGTGGTCATTTTGTAGTGGAAGCTGATTTCGTTAATGCCGAAAGCGGAACGGGAATTGTTCACATCGCTCCTGCTTATGGTGAAGATGACTATAATCTCGTTAAAGAACATAACCTTTCGTTCTTTAATGTTGTAGATGGTCAGGGGCGTTATACCTCCGATATTCCTCCATTCGAAGGACGTTTTGTGAAAGATTGTGATGTTGATATTGTGAAATACCTGGCTGGAGAAGGGCTTCTTTTCCATAAGGAGAAATATGAGCACAGCTATCCTCATTGTTGGCGTTGTGATTCTCCGTTGCTGTACTACGCAATCGAGAGTTGGTTCATTAAAACAACGGAATTGAAAGATAAATTCCTAGAGAACAATCAAACGGTTGAGTGGTACCCAAATCACATTAAGGATGGACGATTTGGTAATTTCCTTGAGAATATGGTGGACTGGAATATTGGACGTAACCGTTTCTGGGGAACTCCTCTCCCGATTTGGATGTGTCAAGACTGTGATCATCAGTATGCTCCAAGCAGTAAGAAAGATCTGCAGGATAAAGCCATTGGTGATATTGGGGATGTTGAGCTTCATAAACCTTATGTCGACCGTGTAGAGGTGAAATGTGAGAAGTGTGAGGGAACGATGAAGCGTGTTCCTGAAGTGATTGATGTGTGGTTTGATTCAGGTTCCATGCCATTTGCTCAGCAACATTATCCATTTGAAAATGAGGAGCAATTTGAGAAACAATTCCCGGCAGATGTGATTTGTGAAGGAATTGACCAGACGCGTGGATGGTTCTATAGTCTTCTTGCTGTATCAACGTTGTTTACAGGAAGGGCTCCGTATAAGCGTGTTCTCTCAACTGGTCATATCTTGGATGAAGAGGGACGTAAAATGTCCAAGAGTAAAGGTAACGCACTGAATCCTACTGACGTCGTCCATAAGTTTGGAGCTGACTCGTTTAGGTGGGCATTACTTGCAGATAGTGCGCCATGGAATAACAAACGTTTCTCAGAACGAGTTGTGCTTGAGGCAAAGTCTAAGGTTATTGACACCCTAGTTAACATCCATGGGTTCTACACGCTTTATGCGACGATCGATCACTACACCTATGATAAGAATGATCAAGGAGAGGCTACTCTTTTAGATCACTGGGTGCTTTCAAGGTTACAAACGGTCACGAAGGCTGTTGAGGAAGCTCTTGAGGACTATGACTTTACGAAAGCAGCTAAGCAATTGGAGAAGTATGTGGATGAAGTAAGTAACTGGTATATCCGTCGTTCCAGAGATCGTTTCTGGGAAGAAGGGATGTCAGAATCTAAAAAGGCAGCTTACCATACGCTTCATAAAGTACTGAGCCAGTTAAGTCAGTTAATGGCGCCGTTTATACCATTCTTGGCTGAGGATATTTATGAGAACCTAACGGGTGAGAGTGTTCACTTATCCGATTTCCCTGAAGTGGATACGGCCTTACGTAACCCTAAGCTTGAAGAGGATATGGCCTCTGTTCTTCAGGTCGTTGAACTGGCAAGGGGAGTTCGGAACACGGAAGCCATTAAGACGAAACAACCTTTAGCTGAACTTGTGGTGATTCCTGTTAATCCAGACCAGGGAGAAGCTTTAGACAAATACAGTGATATCATTCGTGACGAGATTAATGTGAAAGAAGTTGTCATTAAACAATCGTCTATGGAATTTGTTCGTTATGAAGTGAAGTTGAACTTCCGTCAAGCAGGTCCTGTACTAGGGAAAAACGTCGGAAGCGTGAAGAAATACCTCGAATCCCTTACGGATGAACAAGCAGCTAAGGTCGTTGAAGACGGTAAAGTCCTTGTGCCTGTAGGTGAGGAAGAGGTTGAGGTACCTATTGACCTTCTTAACGTTGAGCGCGTAGCTGATGCAGGACTTTCTATGGCATCTAATCAAGATTTCCACGTCTTATTAGATACGGCAATCACTGAAGAGCTTCGACTTGAAGGACTTGCTCGAGAAGTCATTCGCGCGATTCAGGATGAGCGGAAGCAACTTGATCTTCCTATTGAGCTGCGAGTGAATCTTTCTCTTAATGGGGACGAAGATGTGCAGAAAGCCATTAAGGAAAACGAAGAGTTAATTCGTGAAAATGTACTTGTAAAGAACTTAACGCTTGGAGAAGTTGATGAGATGAAAGAGGTTACTCTTGGAGATCATCAGCTTAAACTGGCACTAGAGAAGTAA